CACCTATTAGGAGGTAAGGGTTATACTTTCTTATAGGTTGAAAAATTACTAGAAGGCTATCTTAAAGAAGTTGGAATTAATGAAGAGAAATTTCAAGAAGCTTTTTCGTCTCCTCTTGCAAAGACACACACTTCACAGGTATGGTTTTCTTTGTTAAGAAATgtatggatttatttttttgttatattttcaCTAATATAGCAGGGCAGagatgaaattttgaaatgttttattgttaaaactttaattttctaaaaCCTGAGTTAATGTATTTGTTCATATCTATGACCAGCAAAGTTGTATCTTTAAGTTAATGACAGATACTTGTGTGGTGTCAGCAGCTTTTTATCAGAGATTTGTcttctaggcttttttttttcttttttttctaaaacaaatggCAAAGACATATTCAGTAAAGCAAAAGATGGTATTTTCCTctaattttgtaataaaatgataaaatctgcaaaacaaaaattggcCTTGAAGGCAAGGCATGATTCTATAGAACTTTATTTGCTCAAAGATACCTTTCAGGGTTGTCTGAGGCCTACTGAGGAGAGGAGTAGGCATTTCTGCTGTCAGAGTAAATTGAGCTTTGTTTACATACTTCCTCCTAATGTATAACAAGATTCTTCAGTGTGTATTCTTTTTACAGTTTTTGTTCACTGAGTCAAATGAGTTGTAAATTTACACTTGGAAACCCTCCAGGTTTTATGAGAAATCATCATGGCTACAGTAATATCAAGGACCTAGGCAAGGtccttttttttgcttgtgtaaCTAGAAAAAGTAGACGGGAGAATTAAATGTTATTACTGAAAACATGAgttaaacagaatttaaatctTAATATAATTTCAAGCAAACTGAAATGATTGTGGGTTTGTGggatttttaatgaatttgtgATTATCTTCCTGCAGGCCATTTTGCAAACGGTGTTGGCAGCAGAAGATTTCaaactatttaaagaaatgatggtacagaaaaatattgaaatgcaaTTGCAAGCTATTAGGatcattaaagaaagaaatggtaaATGTGGGGTTTcactttgtctttttctgtgttttgatgaCTACATGATCCATCAATAAATAATGAGTATGGCATTACTGGTCCAGTTCCAGTTGAAATtagtgaaaaatattcagttgaTTTTAGTGGGACTAGAATTTCAATTCTTGGCTTGTATTCTCAGCCACTGCTGTCTGTGTACGTTtctaataaatagaaaaatagagctgaaaagctaaagcttttctgtgaaatttggTTTTAGTTTTCTGCTAAGGAACTTTCTTGATAATTTGGGGAGTATTAAAGTAATTATGTCACTTAGCACTGTATCATTGCTACGAAAATTGCAAAATCTAGACTATAAACATCCTCCGTGTTCTCTATCTGTCTGCCACATTTTATCTTGCAATTCACATTGcccataaaaaaaatccatatagaAAGCAGAAGTTATGACCTTCATCATTCTAATACATACTTACCTTCAAGgtagagaaaataatttataccAAACAACGCTGCTGTGATATTTGAGAGGATTTTCATCTACTCACCCGTTTATTCCATGTCTACAGTTCtgccattttgttttgtgtttttactgCATGTATAGTTTTTCAGAGAGAGTAATCTTTAAACTTGAAGTTTCACCCAGCAGCTAATTATGAAAATGATTGTTTAGTTGTCCTGGTTGTTCTGCAGTCTGTAGGAAATACTATATGACAGTCAGTACAGAGTATGGCTTGTGGTTTACCTTTAGATGTCCaaattttagtatttcagaGAGCTTTGCCTTTTTGCTACCACAAACTTGATGCCCAGGATTTAGAATCTTTCTGGAAACAGCTACAGAGAGGAAGAATTGTATGtaggttttctttctctgctctggCTGAAAAATGATAccaaatgaaatacaaaataatgtgctcttatttttttagagaaatGCATGAATTTTGCCCTGATTTTTTGATAGGTGTGTTGCCTGACTGTTTGACAGACGGTTCTGATGTATTCAGTGAAATTGAAcaacaagaaatgaaaatccTCAGGGAGGTCCTAAGGTAAAAATGAATCAGTCCTACCTCATACGttattttaatagagaaaaGTATATAGGGCCTAACTCTTCCAGATTTTTGGGGGTAATGTGAATATTCTTGTCAAAATCTGATCTGGGAGAAAATGAACAGTGCTAGAGAATGGGTATGATCAGGAATATTTAAAGACACAGAGATAACAGCTCCATCATGCAGAGCTGTCTTTTGTGACACATGTAATGGTGTGCGATTTTTCTAAGCCAtgtcatttcctttcttccctgaaTCCAGAGTTAAATCTCAAATTAGACCTAGGTTAGATCTGCACAGATTGGGGATAATAGGAGCATGTTAGCTGTAATCTCCTCTTCTGGGGATACCCTAAACACAGATCTGGAGAGATGGGATCAATGCTGTATGTCTGTGTAAAGCAGCTTTATTACTCTTTAGCACTACTAGAATATTGTACACTGCTCTATGTCCCTTAAAACCTTGGAAAGGCAAATTCTACTTTTGCAATAGGCTTTATTCTTTTCCACGTCTTCTTTCTAGTTGTGTACAAGGACTCTTGCTGTAATCTAAGGAGGTGCATGAGAACTGATACAGCTAGAAAAATTCTCCTGCACTCCCAGTTCACACAAACATAAACAAtcataaacaaataaaattaatccattcaggctattttaaattatgctattttccttctgtacTCTGTGCAAACGCTTTCCTTCAAAGTATTTAATGCAGCAAATGGAACAAGGAATAGATACTCTAGAAATTCTTATGCAGTTATTTTAGCACAGGGCAAATTAGAACCCACAGTTTTCAGCCTATATGTTTATCTTAGTTCTTTATTTCTATTAAGagtgtattttcatttaagtcATGAAAGTATTTTGGACACTTCAACAGATCTACGTTATATTGAGATCATCTCGATAGTTCTCAAGTATTTAAGCAGTGCTAAATTTATATTTACTGATACTAAAGAAGTCTTGAGTTTACATGTGTTCTGTGTTACAGGAAGTCTAAGGAAGAATATGAAATagagcaagaaaggaaaaggactGAAGAGGTCAGTAGCTTATTTTTCTAGATGAGTTATGCTAATGATTAGAAATACTTTGCTACTTTGGGCTCATGTGTCATCCATATCAGTTTAAGGCATATGAATCATCCAATATGTACCAgccaaagcaaataaaaggtCTGTCAGAAAGGTCttactgacttttctttttgaaaagtctACTCtgttgtttacatttttttttgtggtgtaACTGACATTAGTGTTGTATAACAATCAGTCATTTGGTGGAGCTCATGTAGTATCTTGTTCCCTCTTCAGTATCAGAATTCTAAAATCCTGACAATGGATGTCAACCTTTCAGATCCAGAGAACATCTGAATTACCAATATTGTCAAGATCAAAGAGACTTCAAAGTATAAGCTTCTTAGAGATTATAGCATTCATAATCCTTCAGGAATTTTAAGGATCACTTCACAGGCAGTATAGTTATTCATTAATTCTGCACAATGCTGCAAGAATCCAATCACCAGGAACTAGAAATCCTCTCTGAGTTAGAATGTCATTTGGTCTCTGTCACAGTAAACCCTGTAGAAAGGTAACAGAATGTGAAAGTGGACTGGCTAGATGGCCAATGGCTAAGCAACTAAGAAGCAAATTCAAATCTGTTGAGCAAGGCTGTTTCAAGAAAGCAGTAGTATCTCCACTGGAAATGTGGCAATAAAGCTTTTATTCTCCCaagaaaacacataaaaatagCTGGGAATGTAGGCTGTTTCAAAAGGGAGTAtagttgctgcttttttctttcttttttttttcaccattaaGAAATTGAGCCTAGTAAATACGAGAAGAGAAAGCACTCTTTTTCTTCAGCCTGAACAACAGAGGAAACTGCCTGGATACCAAAATTAACTACCACAGAGGTAGTAACTTTATTTCCAGTCCTGTTCCTGATTTCAAACTTATAGTAAGTGCAGATGATGCCTACAGTATTGAATGCAAGTCCTAAACAAATTGAGACATTCCTCCAAATCAAATGTCTCACTCTGTGTCCTATAGAAGAAGGATACTGTAGAAAAGCAGtgacaaaattcttttttcctcatattaTAGTAATACATTCCAGGAAACGAGTCACTTGTTCTACAGGATTTCTTACAAAACAATCTGGAACTTAAGATTTAGCTCATTTTAAGAATTGATACTGTATCTAGACACAGACTTATGCAAATCTTTATAGACCAGCCAGGAATATTAATATTCTAGCAATTCTATTCAAAAAAGGTCAGAGTACAGTAgcaacagtaaatattttcaagggCTCAACCAAATTTAAGGGCTTATTGTACTATATCCTACACAAATGTATTAAAACCTTAATTGacaaagcagattaaaaaaatgtgcatgtgtgtgcatgtacatatatgtatagctgagtagtttttttctttgttgttactgtttctccctattcattttttttcagtccagccattgtattctgtttcttcttggCCTAGAATATGTGCACAGTGCTGCAATACTTCAATTTATCCTTTAGGGCTAACAGCATTTGATTTCAGGTAGTACTTCTTTGTAAGGTATGCTTTCTAATAATTTGGGAAGCAGAATAATGTATCCTTCATTATTAGAAAACATGAGTTTCAGTGTGTATTTCGTAAAGATGAAACTTACTTTTTGTATCTTAAGCATTATTTGATCAAAGGTGGagttcttaatttttctttcttctttgtccaAAGAAAATTGGAGCAAAGAACATGTGGAAAGTGCTGTTTAAATTTACCTTAGTGTGACTGGCTCCCTCAGGATGTCTTCTGTCACTTCCCCTCAGTTATAGTATCTGCCCTAATATAGTTTAATAATGCAAAACTTACTTAGTATGCATTTGCAGGAAGTCTGGCTCCAGAAGCAATATACTGAATTCACTGAATACATTAATTCATTTGGACAGAAAAGGTGATAGTTATTGCtgaattacatatttttgtaaataaaaataatttgctatttTGATGAATGTAAGAAGGTTGTGGCACGAATTAGATGTCTGATAAAAAGCCTAGACTTTTTCTAGGCAAATGCTATCTGGCTTTACTATTTCCAGAGAGGTGGGTTGCACTGTTATGATTTGTCAGACTGGTGTAGAAGTGAAATAATAGTGTCAGATATTATCCAGACCTGTTGCCATTCAActgattatttctctttttctgtgttaactTCAATATATATCTTTGTCTCCTATTATGGTGGCAGAGGTGTACTTGAAAGTTGCATGACACACACCCACACCATTatctattttctatttgtagCTGAGAAGCAAAAGATCAGTTTACCTAATGTTCTAAATTCTGGCTGTTGATTAGAGAAGAGATTTTgaactaaaattaaaagtgCTCATTTATGAGCATAAGCTAATATGAACATTCctactaataaaataaatgtttttcttttgtttgctttaacaATACAGTATGCAGTTTAAACAACACAATTTTAACTGAAAGTTCTTTTAATGGTTGCTGGTTTAATGCTTAAAGTGTGGTGCTCAAAATGTaatgcttgcttttgttttttaatttaaggcACATGATGCATTTAAATCAGCAGATGTTACATACAGTTTTCCAGAAGATTCCAGAGAAGCTGTAAAAGTTAAGGAGCCCATCGAGGGAGCTGATGATTTTGAAGGAACTCCACAATTTTCATTAGGTAACTTTATGGAAGTGTTTTGCAACCGTGAGTATGCAGTAtgacattattttcaaattacagAAGATTCAAATCATaccaagattttcaaaacttgactggacgAAGCCCTGAGTAACCATTTAGTTTTAAAGATAGCCCTACTTCATCTTTCAATTTATATGCTTATGCCATTCTTATTACAAAGTACACtgttttcactttaaatatgaataatttatttttttaaaaaatgatttctacCCCTGTGTGTGTAGCCATCATAGGTTTAATTGATAgttgtacattttttttgacagtaataaaatatttttgaaagaaccAACCTTCAACTTTTGAGATTCACCCAAGTTCTAACAGTCAGAGTACTGAACTGAATCTTCTTGCCTTGTTTCATATTggatttattgcttttttaatttttacattttcatttctgagtaGGATTGTGACActtaacaaaataatatattaccCAGGGGAACATTCTGAAGTAGATTTGAACTTTACCCATGTTTTGCAGTGAAAATTGTCTGAGTTGTTTTGTAGATCACTGTTTACTGGAGGTAATGACCAAGCCAGTGCTTTTACAGTGAGGGGAAAAAGTCATGAGTGGTGAAAGAGGTATATTTGTGCTGCAGCTAAAGCACAAAGATGGCTGATCCTGCCAGTAAAGCTGGAAAGTTCTTAGATATTATGaagcatttatatttctgtgtgtatgtagTGAGTGTAtattttatgtgtgtatatgtatatatctctacatacatatgtgtatatatgaatacatataaatacaacCTCAAAAATAAGTGTTGCATCTCACTGATATTGGCTCTCTTTTTATGAGCTCATGAAAAAATGTTAGCTTCATATTCTAATATAATTTCCGAGAACACAACTCCAGCCATGGAAAATAACATTCCTGTACttccttcaggatttttttcacgATTCTGCTACTTGTCTTTGTATGCATTcacactgaaatttttcataTCACAGACACTTGAGCTGGATAATTTTAGCCTTAGTTGTACCTGTGAAACATACCTGCTCTTTGCTTTCCAAGCTATTGTCAGAAATGGGTGAAGTGTTTGTAGGACCCTCTGTTCGTTAAAGTAAATGAGCTATTGTCTCTCACATTAGAGAACTTAAAAGGCACAACAGCAAAAGCCACTAACGTCTTAAGtattgttctttcctttttatcccttctgctcttctgaagttttgttacttctgttttaacttttcttttttccctttcacccTTAGAAGTATGCAGAAGTCCTCTTAGTTTCAGCTGCAGGTATACTTGcgttcttttcttcttctagccTGCTCATGTTCCTCTTATTTTTGCATAGTGAGGCCACCTTGCAAAGGCATGATTAAATTGTCTGTCTTGTAGTGgttgttttcctgtttcagaaGGCAGGTGCATTACTAGCAGATGCTCTGTTTGCAGGACTTACTTAATCCTGTGCTTGAGACACAGGAGATTTTGGAGCTTGGGAGCCAAGACTTTTTGGCAGCAAGTGCAGCCTTTCTTCTGTACTATGTAAGTGTCCACTCATCCTGGTGCTGAGCATTCTTGATATTCTTTAAATGACAAAGAGGAGACAGGTCTACAAGCAGTTTTGCACCTTGGAAGTCATCTTTATTGGTGTAGGATTGGCATCTTGTGGCAAGCTACCTGTTCAAAGAGGCTACTGAGAAAGTTTGTAAAAGCTTGCCCTCCAGTATCACCCTTTAGAAAAGTACTTTTGgatagaaaaggcaaaaattaagAAGAATCTACTCTGGAAATCTTTCAGACCACTTTCTCACCCAGAACTGAGGAACAGCCTCCAAAAGGGTCTGTTATTACCTGCTTGCTAAACATGGGCTTCTAACTAAAACTTTGTCTGATAATAGGATCATCTCCTCTGCTTGAACTGCTTCCTCTTCGTGCCAGATTCAACACTGGGAAAGGATTCAGCAAGAACTACCCACAAAGAGTTTGTGTGCTTCTGCAATAGTAGAATAACTCGTCTTCTCTCATCCTGATGAGTCCCTGACCCTCACTGCCACCAGGCTTGCTCTCAGATCTAGGCTGCGTGTTTCTTGCTCTTCAGGATTGCATCACCGAAGAACAGAACAGCTAGCTGTTTTCGAACTGAGCACAGGGAGGAGTCTCATAGCAGGAGTCTTGGCTCTCTGGGCAATATGGCCTTTGCATGAACCATCCTCAAACTGAGGAGAAGAAAACGTTctctttcccccttcctccctcagcatatttggagggttttttgtttgattggttttttttcccttcttttaacTACCCAGCCTGTTCATTAACTTTCGCCAGTTCTGTTTCACCTTGAAAGCTGAGATTTCAGTTTGTGGAATCCttaaagttttccattttatgaTGAAATTCAATCTAATGACAGTtaacttaattttcttaatttcacttTGGTGAGCCCTTTAGGACTAGTTTACAGATTGCAAAACCCAGAGCACTTTGACCACCCAACTTCTTGCACTGCTAAAAATTTCATAGTAAAGGTCATGTGCAATACCTCAGAGCGCAAGCAACCTCTCCAGCATTCCTAGTGAACACTTTCCTTTCCACGTTCCTGCAGGGCAGCTACTTGTGTTTGCACCAAGTGGCATTTATCACACAGATGTAAGAAGGATGCAGCATCTGCTGGAGTGGTCCtggatgcttttattttgagaagATTTTGGATTAAGTGTCCTCATGGAAAAGCATGTTGTTTAGTCACCTACCGTGTGaatgtacatatatacaaattctcaaaggaggggaaaaaaaaaaggttacatACCTGTAACTGTATTTCCTGGAGATATATTGTCTATCTGTACATTCACTATCcaccttccttccctccccttcccagtATTTTTTCAGGTTCATGGGTTATGTGAGACTGAGGGTCCTATGATTACATCCTACGGGTACTGCTAAGACAAAAACATCTCCAGCTTGAGTGTTTGCAATATGGACAGCCACAGTGTAAATGTACATACACACAACACATTTCAAAGAACTACTTTCTGGTAAGTGACTTTCCTTAATCATAATGTTGATTGTGGGGTAGGTATTTGATATTTCTGTCTGACaaataaaaagacagttttttCATTAAAGGACTATCAAAACTTCTAGCAATGatatttcagtgaaacaaaTTATTCAACTTGGCCTATgttttacttttccattttggtttgttttccaTACTTTGAATAACATTAccccttctttgcctttcccttttttatgattttatatatgtgtataaatttatatatataactttCTGAACtagaaaaagcagcaacattGAAGAACTAAATGTATATTATGCactttaacttaaaaaaaaaatggtgtggCATTTATCCTACATTAGCTTTAGCAGGGTCAGCCTTTGCCACTTGTTACTGTGGTCCAATGATAGAGTACAGGAAAAGTACTTTTTCTCAAGTTATTTCTCAAGATAACATTACAGCAAAAATCTGGAGTCCAGCACTGTAGAATTATAATTCGGTACACTCAGTAACAAGTATCAACGCATATATTATTTATAGAAACTGACTGAATACAGTAAAATTCAGATTGCACTATAGGAACTGTTGTGTCTGTACTGATATTTTAAGGGTTCTTCAAACAGTTCAAAGCCTCTTCATCTCTAATAAAAAGTAGAGTAGGAGCAGGAACTTGCCTTACCCAGGCACAGTTCTTGGTCAGGTCAGAAGAAGTCTTAAAGTTCTGAAACTGTCCCCTGCTGTACAGTCTGATGACTGGGAAGGCTCAGTAGCTGTGATGCCATCAAAGGCACACCATGGAGTTCAGTGGAAACCAATGCAAAATTATCCTTGGTACCTGCAGAGAGGTAAAGCATGACTGTAGTCTGTACACAGTTTAATTGTACTTTTCTCATCAGCAAAGGGTTAGAATTTGTccaagaaaaaagcaacaggTGAACAAGGTATTGTGCAGAAATGTCTTGCACAAGCCAACGGGAGTTAGGGAATGGAAGAGATGAGAAGTTGTTTGAGCCTTACCTAGTCTGAACCAGTGCTGCCCAGAGCCCCCCTGACATGCCAGCCAGCCTGAGATAGAAGTGTGGTGGATCCTCCTTAGGTCCTGACACACAGGGAGGGTCTGTTCTGAAGATGAGTAATTGAGCTCTCTGTGTATAATTGTAACGCCTTGCACCTCTTTTGAGCTTCACTTCCCTTCCTCCTAAATAAAGGTTTACTAAACACATCATCATTATTTTCTGATTCATTTCTCTGCAATTGAAAGAAAGCTGAACCAGTACACTTGTAGTTGGAGTTGGCTAAAGTGTGCTTTATGGTCTGCTGATTACTGGCACTGATAACTAAGATGGAAATTGAAAATACAGTCTAGATATAAATTGGTCTATTAGAATATTGACTATGAAAGTACATTCTGATCTTTTGACATAAAGACACAGGTACTTATTCTAACGTCAAACActgtttaattgcatttttagtgcaaagacagtattttaactctttttcaAAGAAGCTTTTATTAGTCaataaaaagaggagaaacatgatttttaaagtgttccattttaaaacatgagACATTCAGATAttgaaagaaacttttttgtttttaaatatgtctACTCTTTCTAATTGGTTTCTGTGTGAAATTGTTGTGTAGAGGAATCACAGAAATCTGCAAGGAAAGATTTAAAACCAGTACACTCCttacaaaaaagaagagagagcatTTCTCAACCTTCTTGTACCAAAGTGAAAGAAGATATGAAGAAAATGACTGCTGGAAACCATTCAGAAAATGCAGCACAAGAAACTGGGATTGAAGGACttgtaagtttttaaaaaaacaaacatacagtCAGAGTGTGAAAAGACAGTactatattttgaatatatttcctGTTACTTATATTTCCTATTGTTGACTCAAATTATCaacatgaaaacagttttgtggTATTCAGCAACTTAACTTGCATGAAGTTCAGATATATTGTTCTAGTTTTTGAATGGAATTCAGCTTTTGTCCTTgtgaaaaattcttaaaaaagagACAGCTATGGCTTgaaacttggatttttttcagatagtaATTTTAGAGACTAATATGTCTTAAATATTGTTATCTTAAATACACAGATATGTAATAATACACATacatttagaaattaatttttggTATTCAAAATTCCAGAATTTATCAGAACTTGAAGAACACCACCTGAGGCAACGAGAGGactacttaaagaaaaaacGAGATTTGCTGATGGCTACAAGAAGAGAGTCAAGAAGTAATGTACTGTCACCAACAAGTACTGGCCAGAAAGATGAGGAGTTACCTCCTACAGAGGTGAAGGATTCAGAAATTCTAATAATCCTGACcgctttttaaaagcatatattaACTTCAGTGAAGATGTAAATGTTGCTGCTGAATATTGTGGTGGAAGCAGTGACAGATCATTTTCAGATTACTGCTCTTGCAGAAGTTTGTAGGGCAAGAAGAAGTTTTAATCATTAAGTTAGCATTATCTTGGTTTTGTATCATTACATCATCATGATTAGTATAAGTTTATGACCTGCTAAAATGTTGGCTTGCTTCTAGTCCATGACCGACCATTGAGCTCCCTTAAATCcttgaagttgtttttttttttaatataggaaaaacttttcttttgcaaagtcTTACTTTGCAGAGATAAATTTATGAAAGTTTTGttcttatttcaaatgaagaaatCCTTAATTAACACattatgaaaaaattaaatgttagaaAGGCATTAGAAAGGCAGTCTGATAGGTGGATGCTGCTGGTCATCTATCTAGTtgcctgtaaaaaaaaaaatgcttctgagaGAGGACTGGAATCATAGGAAAGAGAATGGCACATCGGATGTCAAGGTATAACTGGCAACTTGTTCTTCAAGGCCTTTCCTTCTCCcacatttaaatacttttcatcAGGTAACAGTAACGTTGGATTTATCTTACCTGTAAAGACagtctcttttctttattcagagCCATGTATCATGAAGAGAGCTCTGCAAGATACTTTGGTAtatcagaataaaatatattataccTTTGAACTACATGACTGTAGCACTAAGGTCAAATACTCATGAGATCCTTATCTCATGGGATATTCCAGTCTATAGGTACCACGAAAATGCTGTGGCACTAGGCTCAGTCACAATGTGCTTCTCAGTGTTTCAACCAACCATCCTGTCACTGCCCAACTGTCCTTCATTCTTTAGCACTGATCACTtgaaaaatacaactgaaatatttgttacAGTGAATAATCTTAAAATCATTACAATCATTTGAATTTGTCCAAAGGACTTTTCATTGCTGTTGTATTCATAAATAtaatgcaggaaggaaaaatatgtagCCAGTAATAGCAGTTTCCATGGGGCACATTCTCAAGGAGTCTAAAATTTTCAAGGAGCTTTACCTGAGTCAGCAGTCAGTGTGCTCTCTGATCAGGAGAAAATACCATGAACTAGGAGGATTCttgctttttatcttctgaGAACTAGAGCTTCTGGATGTCACCACAGCCATCGCAACTGCAGAGGGGAGCTCGAAGTGCAGAGCTTTGGCACTTAGAGCAACTAATCACATCTGACACTGTGTCAGTCAGTGGGGATGCTTGACCTTCAGAAAGATGTTGTCCCCTGTGGTGGGCCTTCATCCTCTGTGACCACTTTTTCCAAAGACTACTAATCAATTAAGTCTTCAGCTCAGACACTGCATCTAGGAGGTACACCTGCAGTTATGTTCTGCCACATGAATGCAGCATTTCTTGGGAGTCTTCTGTAATGGAAGATGCCAAGTGAATGAGTACATGAATATGGAAAAAACTATCATAACAACcatgcatttaaaatgtcagatttttGTTCACGTGCACATCCTGCGTGCAGAGGCGGGAATCCTGTAGTTTCCAGAAAACTAAAGGCACTTCATGAAGTGCATAATCttcttgcttcattttgtgAGATGGAGCAAGAGATGCTGAAGTAGAATTACTAGTGAAAGTAAGTCTTAATGAGTATTTGGGAGACTTATGGCCTCTATATAGCTTTTAAATCCTAATCTTTCTCAAAGCAATATTTGAAGGGaagaaagtaaggaaaaaaagtattttctctgaacTATGTAGCTTATTAAagtccttttccttctgaagtcaTAAACcactgtttaaaacaaaaagggggagggagaaggaggcacCCTAGACATTTAGGGAAATGCAAAGGCAGGGCCTTTgataatttgtttaatttacaaGAAGTGCTAAAAAACCCACAATTGTTGCAGAAGGCAGGTCACAGAAAATCTAGTATGGCAAGGAGAAGTAAATTCtatcaggaaaagaaactataaccataaaaaacaaaatgacgACAGGATCAACCACTACAAAAGGATatagcagaaaaagagagacaaacttgtcttttttttgttaataatgATTATGATTTATATACTTTAATGCATTTGCCACCAACAGTAG
The sequence above is a segment of the Rhea pennata isolate bPtePen1 chromosome 3, bPtePen1.pri, whole genome shotgun sequence genome. Coding sequences within it:
- the CFAP36 gene encoding cilia- and flagella-associated protein 36 isoform X2, giving the protein MAAEEEFDVEWVVDSIAGFLQGPAWSVPILEFVERNCEVFDDEEESKLSYTEIYQEYQALVEKLLEGYLKEVGINEEKFQEAFSSPLAKTHTSQAILQTVLAAEDFKLFKEMMVQKNIEMQLQAIRIIKERNGVLPDCLTDGSDVFSEIEQQEMKILREVLRKSKEEYEIEQERKRTEEAHDAFKSADVTYSFPEDSREAVKVKEPIEGADDFEGTPQFSLEESQKSARKDLKPVHSLQKRRESISQPSCTKVKEDMKKMTAGNHSENAAQETGIEGLNLSELEEHHLRQREDYLKKKRDLLMATRRESRSNVLSPTSTGQKDEELPPTETMSEEKQRLLQKRKMLAEKLKEEVINKR
- the CFAP36 gene encoding cilia- and flagella-associated protein 36 isoform X1, whose protein sequence is MPGPMGAADALPAISETKEASEGGRGLLCQAGVLSYCSSYVLFFDDEEESKLSYTEIYQEYQALVEKLLEGYLKEVGINEEKFQEAFSSPLAKTHTSQAILQTVLAAEDFKLFKEMMVQKNIEMQLQAIRIIKERNGVLPDCLTDGSDVFSEIEQQEMKILREVLRKSKEEYEIEQERKRTEEAHDAFKSADVTYSFPEDSREAVKVKEPIEGADDFEGTPQFSLEESQKSARKDLKPVHSLQKRRESISQPSCTKVKEDMKKMTAGNHSENAAQETGIEGLNLSELEEHHLRQREDYLKKKRDLLMATRRESRSNVLSPTSTGQKDEELPPTETMSEEKQRLLQKRKMLAEKLKEEVINKR